One Agelaius phoeniceus isolate bAgePho1 chromosome 7, bAgePho1.hap1, whole genome shotgun sequence DNA segment encodes these proteins:
- the COBLL1 gene encoding cordon-bleu protein-like 1 isoform X4, whose protein sequence is MEQKENVIDKDIELSVVLPGDVIKYTTVNGRKPMMDLLIFLCAQYHLNPSSYTIELVSAENTQIKFKPNTPVGMLEVDKVIVKAKQMDKRKRAPVIPEQTVRVVINYKKTQKTVVRVSPHSPLQELISIICSKCEFDPSHTLLLRSYQSQEPLDMTKSLNDLGLRELYAMDVSQATSPVDLNLPSFQGSYQSENIDVLKEKENKGFFSFFQRNKKKREQAASAPATPLMSKPRPAFITRSNTVSKQYDSSTLPAEMPKKRRAPLPPMPSSQSAPQELARAQGTPAAPEIVKSNSFDRNEQAPVGLVRKGSLPLSDSAAVSSSLRRTKRKAPSPPSRAPEDQRESSNEPVIESTESASTKVEGRATEMQPETDVRSSECNLEEIDEREEIGVQQGEDGGSTNTSPGTGEVTAAFSSAEVSLGNDKNDPASSAPAPGSVPTDNAQSFEEEKQENMSTDGKGLQTKISSEDAGFQTDRKLEILDQNKNVDHSDTKLLPTTEEGKELQTAEIKTVDFQENNKLEIDRLSNCQACKNDISVSHRNYPQLVSEKQDGKTNATGLDTVKTQDVGIQTLDSNLGRTAQKEITVPQAVESSTFRELIPQHNRDKNNSLAQVMHGMHQESEDTSVEQNLETQEVTHTKVIPIKDQSHIYVNGSDFASPGTTAETPDDSPVKGQLFYRPDTKPKPKPANEITRDYIPKIGMTTYKIVPPKFLEMMKSWESEVLSDHKDQEVSSLENPKEVIVQTEIPHLSESVGPLQIGSQNESAVANGLLQRVNSISEHTVTSGGEIATESNQMERESFRQPVPLKLNLDNTNASSETQDKSNALSPLSPTMKPSSFYLQMQRRASGHYVTSAVARSTICAPNSIQHEVKNTEMGKKISSPDLTSLALQKTSIPSPPADQEKVDDGKIIESSTSPVKSNKPLNVPSCPPAPLNLRTLRNFAVPKPYSSSRPSPFALAVSSAVKRSQSFNKTRTITSQAPREEFPVELSSVPSAAGFSSATSMPEVKSPSLQTITVGSQNSLMDKKDSYVHGEQKSQAQSGASPDHPRPVTKRQTVMTLPRADPEQIHQSLLAAIRSGEAAAKLKRVGPPSNTIAVNGRARLNPLYSTEAKANP, encoded by the exons ATGGAACAGAAAGAGAATGTAATCGATAAAGATATTGAATTATCAGTGGTCCTGCCGGGAGATGTGATCAAGTACACTACAGTGAATGGGAG GAAGCCCATGATGGACTTGCTGATCTTTCTCTGTGCACAGTATCATTTAAATCCATCAAGTTATACCATAGAGTTGGTATCAGCAGAAAATACCCAGATTAAATTCAAACCCAACACACCAGTGGGAATGCTTGAAGTAGACAAGGTGATTGTAAAGGCAAAACAAATGGACAAGAGGAAACGTGCTCCAGTTATACCAGAG cAAACAGTAAGGGTAGTGATAAACTACaagaagacacagaaaacaGTAGTAAGAGTTAGTCCACATTCACCACTTCAAGAACTCATATCAATTATCTGCAGCAAATGTGAGTTTGATCCTTCACATACTCTACTACTGAGGAGTTACCAGTCTCAAGAACCCCTTGATATGACAAAATCTCTTAATGACCTTGGACTAAGAGAACTGTATGCCATGGATGTCAGTCAAG CCACATCACCAGTTGATTTAAATTTACCATCTTTTCAAG GGTCCTACCAATCTGAAAACATAGATGTtctgaaggagaaagaaaacaaaggatttttcagcttttttcaacgaaacaagaagaaaagagaacaa GCTGCCAGTGCCCCAGCAACTCCACTGATGAGCAAGCCAAGGCCAGCATTCATCACGAGGTCCAACACTGTCAGCAAGCAGTACGACTCCAGCACTCTGCCGGCGGAAATGCCCAAGAAGCGCAGAGCTCCCCTGCCCCCCATGCCCAGCTCTCAGAGCGCTCCCCAGGAACTCGCACGGGCCCAGGGCACACCTGCTGCACCTGAAATTGTGAAATCCAACAGCTTTGATAGGAATGAACAG GCCCCCGTGGGGTTGGTGCGGAAAGGTTCCCTGCCGCTCAGCGACTCCGCTGCCGTGAGCTCCTCGCTGCGCAGGACCAAGCGCAAGGCACCCTCGCCGCCCTCCAGAGCACCAGAAGATCAAAGGGAAAGCAGTAATGAGCCTG TAATAGAGTCAACAGAATCAGCCTCCACTAAAGTGGAAGGAAGAGCCACTGAAATGCAGCCTGAAACAG ATGTAAGGAGCTCAGAATGCAACCTGGAAGAGATTGATGAAAGGGAGGAGATAGGTGTGCAACAGGGAGAGGACGGTGGAAGCACCAACACCTCTCCTGGGACAGGAGAGGTTACTGCAGCCTTCAGCTCCGCTGAGGTATCACTGGGAAATGACAAAAATGATCCTGCttcatcagctcctgctcctggcagtgtTCCCACAGACAACGCGCAAAGCTTCgaggaagaaaaacaagaaaatatgaGCACAGATGGCAA AGGACTACAGACTAAGATAAGCAGTGAGGATGCTGGATTTCAAACAGATAGGAAGCTTGAAATTTTagaccaaaataaaaatgttg ATCACAGTGATACAAAACTCCTTCCAACAacagaagaagggaaagaacTTCAGACAGCCGAAATTAAAACAGTAGATTTCCAAGAGAATAACAAGCTTGAAATTGACAGACTATCAAACTGCCAGGCATGTAAAAATGACATCTCTGTAAGTCATAGGAATTATCCTCAACTGGTTTCAGAAAAGCAAGATGGCAAAACAAATGCAACTGGCTTGGACACAGTAAAAACTCAGGATGTTGGAATCCAGACTTTGGATAGCAATTTGGGAAGGACTGCACAGAAGGAAATTACTGTTCCTCAGGCTGTTGAATCATCCACATTTAGAGAACTGATTCCTCAACACAACAGAGATAAGAACAACTCCCTTGCTCAAGTGATGCATGGAATGCATCAAGAGAGTGAAGATACTTCAGTAGAACAAAATCTTGAGACCCAAGAAGTTACTCATACAAAAGTAATTCCAATAAAAGACCAGAGTCACATCTATGTAAATGGTAGTGATTTTGCTTCACCAGGAACAACTGCTGAAACTCCAGATGACTCTCCTGTAAAAGGTCAGCTTTTTTATAGACCGGACACCAAACCTAAACCCAAACCTGCTAATGAAATTACAAGGGATTACATACCAAAAATTGGGATGACTACTTATAAGATAGTGCCTCCAAAATTCTTAGAAATGATGAAGAGCTGGGAATCAGAAGTTCTATCAGATCATAAGGATCAAGAGGTATCTTCTTTGGAAAACCCCAAAGAAGTCATAGTGCAAACTGAAATTCCTCATCTGTCAGAAAGTGTGGGTCCTTTACAGATTGGGTCACAAAATGAATCTGCAGTAGCAAATGGTCTGCTGCAGAGAGTGAACAGCATTTCTGAGCATACTGTGACCTCTGGAGGTGAGATTGCTACTGAGAGCAACCAGATGGAAAGAGAGTCTTTCAGGCAGCCTGTCCCACTGAAGCTAAACTTGGATAATACAAATGCTTCTTCTGAGACTCAGGACAAGTCAAATGCATTAAGTCCATTAAGTCCTACCATGAAGCCTAGTTCTTTTTATCTGCAGATGCAGCGAAGAGCATCAGGTCACTATGTGACATCTGCAGTTGCCAGAAGCACAATTTGTGCTCCTAATTCAATTCAACATGAAGTTAAGAATACAGAGATGGGTAAAAAAATCTCATCACCTGATTTGACTTCTTTGGCTTTACAAAAAACAAGtattccctctcctcctgcagatcAAGAAAAAGTTGATGATGGAAAAATCATTGAATCTTCCACTTCTCCTGTTAAAAGCAATAAGCCTTTAAATGTTCCCTCTTGTCCTCCAGCACCACTGAATCTAAGAACTCTCAGAAATTTCGCAGTTCCAAAGCCATACTCCAGCTCAAGACCATCCCCTTTTGCTCTTGCTGTCTCATCTGCCGTCAAAAGGTCGCAATCATTCAATAAGACGCGTACGATCACTAGCCAGGCGCCCAGAGAGGAATTTCCAGTGGAACTCTCTTCTGTCCCTTCGGCAGCTGGATTCTCCTCAGCTACCTCCATGCCTGAAGTGAAAAGTCCTTCCTTACAGACCATAACAGTGGGGTCACAAAATAGTCTAATGGATAAG AAAGACAGCTATGTGCATGGTGAGCAGAAGAGTCAGGCGCAGTCAGGTGCTTCCCCTGACCACCCACGCCCTGTCACTAAGAGACAAACCGTGATGACGCTCCCGCGCGCTGACCCCGAACAGATCCACCAGAGCCTGCTGGCTGCAATCCGCt